One region of Culex pipiens pallens isolate TS chromosome 2, TS_CPP_V2, whole genome shotgun sequence genomic DNA includes:
- the LOC120423129 gene encoding CCR4-NOT transcription complex subunit 1 isoform X1, which yields MNQEPCSYALTQITGLVANLNKKNFAASSRQIAQFVKDFGVEADRHLLRALFSAIDFSSDSPPNPAQAQTQNGLLIRLLSEELTGLLTKPQLVGNVCYAVDNLLPQQKTLKSSPHLVAQVSTALGCSPIQEGALALALLNSAHSDTVLSAENHGRICLAGLIESYINLEPSQSSQEGSLNDVTPELLQHILSVLSHGKHREFGLADSTYARFVQQLCRDFPRERVPVVLAPLLYPEDSEVSAEAVKANSQSLLRSSVMDTAWGSLVMEIGYTFTASLEDCKNHLLKVGGRKNTAQDVAKIISSMCLTHASLSESSINLPTPSSFWPQGADPGGKGKDGQNGGSGSENSTWKPEIFVQALKEVVPSLNWKDVCLALDHQEFLIKDRPGLSLLLSIVKMGVQSSGLGQHFPVECVYQRWTNVEGQLSLITMILKNPDLYSFADHIYTSVSVDLLKTPPETDNKEVASWMSLHLVDVLLYIADNGFYQQVMEIFKIPIQLCPDILFMALLQINPPVTMSRQELFTTLIPIFLGNHPNSGTILHHAWNNTSFNPSLRHIILHSMSEWYLRGENDQSRLSRILDVAQDLKALSNLLNVRSFIFIIDLACLASRREYLKLEKWLADKIREHGEPFVKTIIKFLQRRCPQIMVGKFADEQIPKSAQLPPETLSTILTCLQACVGNVSPDVAEVIMGMSQYNLLLTSKTRAQQAPQQQQQPPPGVLRQHRGLEAPFTASALGGQIFPGPSVESLSGLASNMAGLNLGAPGNSAFSFGSALGNLVSTPASPSRLLAGGPSNSPFPLMSMPPTGTVGNIGRLPQTPTGDKLNMAGAGQASFPEIGGQAVSKEVEDEANSYFQRIYNHPPHNNLSIDEVLDMLQRFKDSPIRRECDVYQCMLRNLFEEYKFFPQYPDKELQITAQLFGGMVERNLVTTYVALGLALRCVLDALKKPEGSKMYYFGITALDRFKNKLHLYPKYCEYVHSIPHFDQFPPHLIEYIEYGAQAQEPPNKTLGPGPLPASITQLIPGPAVVPGGNPLYRSSSVANASNLTATAPPPVAAKVSGVGAQLGNTSGQPPRVKSIANATNIDTLLVATQDREEKLITPPDTMQDKTAFIFNNLSQLNLQQKCEEIKEIIQKDYHAWLAQYLVLKRASIEVNFHVLYSNFLDALKIPEINRLVTKETFRNIKVLLRSDKGIANFSDRSLLKNLGHWLGMMTLGRNRPILHLDIDVKSLLVEAYNKGQQELLYVVPFVAKVLESCAKSKVFKPPNPWTMAIMNILAELHQEPDLKLNLKFEIEVLCKNLNIDVADLKPAIYLKDPERAQNIEYQLSQPKPVKELQPMPPMQVPEEIVSAGPSGSPAIPAMDPSLAVTGPPEPRFHYSDINISNFACINQHVTYSPNIALLHTHPHLKQIIKTALERTITDWITPVVERSVKIASKTCEQIIRKDFALDSDEQRMRTAAHNLGRNLAAGMAMITCRDQLMQNIQNSIKSAFMTTLSPAQKEVADAAANQLAADNMELVSAFIQKTAIEKVVPEMDKLLASDFEHRKIARQEGRRYCEASVLTYQAERMPERIRLSVGGVSPSQLAVYEEFARNIPGFKPITDMDNVIFAPKMDTIPQVAQQFSAAAAAAAAAAVQVTPDEIGVLYDELASKMEAFLNAAVNVPQLQVSVHVTNMHNLLECLILARRSRDNLTACNLLNKAVEGIMEGLMNIPEHIDQIKLYRDIHLRVMRLLQDPRAFGPVWTNKAITRYMLECREEIRYNVEAVDLLISSNFVNMPQYDMMLMQLMDNGNNYVAVVFAMQLVQTYFIDERPNSVITENDLLNTIDLLARLAVHPRAPEGLAHLIEMLRSNHDPNTFLVDRALAGPTSYIHSGIIQARATDIEDPPGFAERTEFLLKDWITIYHTQAAGRDPIKAFSIFVNKMNAYGILKGDEPLTRFFRHATQCCIDLTYRNMTDPGLKTKIFQWIDAYVRLIALLVKHSGESGNSSTKLNLLNKVLGIVVGILLQDQEVHGTAFQQLGYNRIFIMLFLELSAHDPVLENISLSVITAFCHTFHILRPSLAPGFCYSWLELISHRVFIGRILASIPQQKGWSMYSQLLIDLFKYLAPFLRNAELAKPVQHLYKGTLRVLLVLLHDFPEFLCDYHFGFCDVIPPNCIQMRNLILSAYPRNMRLPDPFTPNLKVDMLTDIGGAPRIFTNYAAAITPQSFKKDLDSYLKARSPVTFLSELRSNLQISNEPGSRYNIPLMNALVLYVGTQAIAHIRSKNLGPTMATIVHSAHMDIFQNLAVDLDNEGRYLFLNAIANQLRYPNSHTHYFSCAILYLFVEANSEAIQEQITRVLLERLIVNRPHPWGLLITFIELIKNPQYKFWDHDFVHCAPEIEKLFESVANSCMVVKSKSQQQQQQQQQQQQQQMSNVGESEIAECN from the exons ATGAACCAAGAGCCCTGCTCATACGCCCTCACGCAGATCACTGGCCTGGTAGCGAACTTGAACAAGAAGAACTTTGCCGCGAGCAGTCGCCAAATAGCTCAG TTTGTGAAGGACTTTGGTGTGGAAGCGGACCGTCATCTGCTGCGTGCCCTGTTTTCGGCGATTGACTTTAGCTCGGACTCCCCGCCGAACCCGGCCCAGGCCCAAACGCAGAACGGCCTGCTGATCCGGCTGCTGTCGGAGGAACTGACCGGTCTGCTCACCAAGCCCCAGCTGGTCGGGAACGTCTGCTACGCGGTGGACAATCTGCTGCCGCAGCAAAAG ACCCTAAAGTCGTCGCCGCATCTGGTCGCCCAGGTATCGACCGCTCTCGGCTGCTCGCCCATCCAGGAGGGTGCCCTCGCGCTCGCGCTCCTCAACTCGGCACACTCGGATACGGTGCTGAGTGCGGAGAACCACGGCCGAATCTGCCTCGCCGGGCTCATTGAATCGTACATAAATTtag AACCAAGCCAATCCAGCCAGGAGGGAAGTCTCAACGACGTCACCCCGGAGCTACTGCAGCACATTCTGTCGGTGCTGTCGCACGGCAAGCATCGCGAATTCGGACTCGCCGACTCGACGTACGCCCGCTTCGTGCAGCAGCTGTGTCGGGACTTTCCGCGGGAGCGCGTTCCGGTGGTGCTAGCGCCGCTGCTCTACCCGGAGGACTCGGAAGTTTCGGCCGAAGCGGTCAAAGCCAACTCCCAGTCGCTGCTGCGGTCGTCCGTAATGGACACTGCCTGGGGCAGTCTGGTGATGGAAATCGGCTACACGTTTACGGCCTCGCTGGAGGACTGCAAAAACCACCTGCTGAAGGTTGGCGGCAGGAAAAACACGGCGCAGGATGTGGCCAAGATTATTTCGTCGATGTGCTTGACGCACGCGTCGCTGTCGGAGAGTAGCATCAATCTACCGACGCCGAGCAGCTTCTGGCCGCAGGGAGCGGATCCCGGGGGGAAGGGAAAGGATGGTCAGAATGGTGGGTCCGGGTCGGAGAACAGCACCTGGAAGCCGGAGATCTTCGTGCAGGCACTGAAGGAGGTGGTTCCGAGCTTGAACTGGAAGGATGTGTGTTTGGCGTTGGACCATCAGGAGTTCCTGATCAAGGACCGTCCCGGCCTGTCGCTGCTGTTGTCCATCGTGAAGATGGGCGTGCAGTCGAGTGGGCTGGGACAGCACTTCCCGGTGGAATGCGTCTACCAGCGGTGGACGAATGTCGAAGGGCAGCTGTCGTTGATTACGATGATCCTGAAGAACCCGGATCTGTACTCGTTTGCCGATCACATCTACACGAGCGTCTCCGTTGACCTGCTCAAGACTCCACCCGAGACGGATAACAAGGAGGTGGCCTCGTGGATGTCCCTGCACCTGGTGGACGTTCTGCTGTACATCGCCGACAACGGCTTCTACCAGCAAGTGATGGAGATCTTCAAGATTCCGATCCAGCTCTGCCCGGACATTCTGTTCATGGCACTGTTGCAAATCAACCCACCCGTAACGATGTCCCGCCAGGAGCTGTTCACCACGTTGATTCCGATCTTCCTGGGAAATCACCCCAACTCCGGAACGATCCTGCACCACGCCTGGAATAACACCAGCTTCAACCCGTCGCTGCGGCACATCATTCTACACTCGATGAGCGAATGGTATCTGCGCGGCGAGAACGACCAATCGCGGCTGTCGCGAATTCTGGACGTGGCGCAAGATTTGAAGGCGCTTTCGAACCTGTTGAACGTGCGTTCGTTCATCTTCATCATCGACTTGGCATGCTTGGCCTCGCGCCGTGAATATCTCAAGCTGGAAAAGTGGCTCGCCGACAAGATCCGTGAGCACGGAGAACCGTTCGTGAAGACGATCATCAAGTTTCTGCAGCGTCGCTGCCCGCAGATCATGGTTGGGAAGTTTGCCGACGAGCAGATCCCAAAGTCGGCGCAACTTCCGCCGGAGACGCTGAGCACCATCCTGACGTGTCTGCAGGCTTGTGTGGGAAATGTTAGCCCCGACGTGGCCGAAGTTATCATGGGAATGTCGCAGTACAATCTGCTGTTGACCAGCAAGACTCGTGCCCAGCAGGCGCcccaacagcagcaacagccgCCTCCGGGAGTGCTGCGTCAGCATCGTGGTCTGGAAGCACCCTTCACGGCATCCGCTCTGGGAGGCCAGATCTTCCCGGGACCTTCGGTTGAATCGCTGTCCGGGTTGGCCTCGAACATGGCCGGGTTGAATTTGGGAGCTCCTGGAAACAGTGCGTTCAGCTTTGGAAGCGCCCTCGGCAATCTGGTATCGACTCCGGCTTCACCATCGCGACTACTGGCCGGCGGTCCCTCGAACAGTCCGTTCCCGTTGATGTCGATGCCGCCGACTGGAACCGTTGGAAATATCGGACGTCTGCCGCAAACTCCAACAGGAGACAAGCTGAACATGGCTGGTGCGGGACAAGCGAGCTTTCCAGAGATTGGAGGTCAAGCTGTGTCGAAGGAGGTTGAAGACGAAGCCAACAGCTACTTCCAGCGAATCTACAACCATCCGCCTCACAACAACCTGTCGATCGACGAGGTGCTGGATATGTTGCAGCGTTTCAAGGATTCGCCGATTCGACGCGAGTGCGACGTCTATCAGTGCATGCTGCGAAACCTGTTTGAGGAGTACAAGTTCTTCCCGCAGTACCCGGACAAAGAGCTGCAGATTACGGCGCAGCTGTTTGGTGGAATGGTCGAGCGCAATCTGGTGACGACGTACGTTGCGTTGGGGTTGGCTCTGCGTTGCGTGCTGGACGCGCTCAAGAAGCCGGAAGGTTCCAAGATGTACTACTTTGGAATTACGGCGCTGGATCGGTTCAAGAACAAGCTGCATCTCTACCCAAAGTACTGCGAGTACGTCCATTCGATCCCGCACTTTGACCAGTTCCCGCCGCACCTGATCGAGTACATCGAGTACGGAGCTCAAGCGCAGGAACCACCGAACAAGACGCTCGGACCGGGACCACTGCCCGCATCCATCACCCAACTAATCCCCGGCCCCGCAGTCGTCCCAGGTGGCAATCCGCTCTACCGAAGCAGCTCGGTGGCGAACGCTAGCAACCTGACCGCCACGGCACCACCTCCAGTTGCCGCAAAGGTCAGCGGAGTTGGCGCCCAGCTCGGCAACACGTCCGGGCAACCCCCGCGCGTCAAGTCCATTGCGAACGCGACCAACATCGACACGCTGCTGGTGGCCACGCAGGACCGGGAGGAGAAGCTGATTACGCCGCCGGACACGATGCAGGACAAGACGGCGTTCATCTTCAACAATCTGAGTCAGCTGAATCTGCAGCAAAAGTGCGAGGAGATCAAGGAGATCATCCAGAAGGACTACCACGCATGGTTGGCGCAGTATCTGGTGCTGAAGCGTGCCTCGATCGAGGTCAACTTCCACGTGCTGTATTCGAACTTTTTGGACGCGCTCAAGATTCCGGAGATTAACCGGCTGGTCACGAAGGAGACTTTTAGGAATATCAAGGTGCTGCTGCGTTCGGATAAGGGTATTGCGAACTTTTCGGACCGGAGTTTGTTGAAGAACTTGGGTCACTGGCTGGGCATGATGACGCTCGGAAGGAACAGGCCAATTTTGCACCTGGACATTGACGTGAAATCGCTGCTGGTGGAGGCGTACAACAAGGGCCAGCAGGAGCTGCTGTACGTGGTTCCGTTTGTGGCGAAGGTGCTGGAGTCGTGCGCGAAGAGCAAGGTGTTCAAACCTCCGAACCCGTGGACGATGGCGATTATGAACATTTTGGCCGAGTTGCACCAGGAGCCGGACCTGAAGCTGAACTTGAAGTTTGAGATCGAGGTGCTGTGCAAGAATTTGAACATTGACGTGGCGGACCTGAAGCCGGCGATCTATCTGAAGGATCCGGAGCGGGCCCAGAACATCGAGTATCAATTGTCGCAGCCGAAACCGGTGAAGGAGCTTCAGCCGATGCCGCCGATGCAGGTTCCAGAGGAGATTGTGTCCGCTGGGCCTTCGGGATCACCAGCGATCCCCGCGATGGACCCATCGCTGGCCGTCACGGGTCCGCCGGAGCCACGCTTCCACTACTCGGACATTAACATCTCGAACTTTGCCTGCATCAACCAGCACGTGACTTACTCGCCCAACATTGCCCTGCTGCACACGCATCCCCACCTCAAGCAGATCATCAAGACCGCACTGGAGCGAACCATCACGGATTGGATCACGCCGGTTGTGGAGCGCAGCGTCAAGATTGCGTCCAAGACGTGCGAGCAGATCATTCGCAAGGACTTTGCGCTCGATTCGGACGAGCAGCGAATGCGTACGGCGGCGCACAATCTGGGCCGCAACCTGGCCGCCGGAATGGCCATGATCACGTGCCGCGATCAGCTGATGCAAAACATCCAGAACAGCATCAAGAGCGCGTTCATGACCACGCTGAGCCCGGCCCAGAAGGAGGTGGCCGATGCTGCGGCAAACCAGCTGGCGGCGGACAACATGGAGCTGGTGTCGGCGTTCATCCAGAAGACGGCGATCGAGAAGGTCGTGCCCGAGATGGACAAACTGCTGGCGTCGGACTTTGAACACCGCAAGATCGCACGCCAGGAGGGTCGTCGCTACTGCGAAGCTAGCGTGTTGACCTACCAAGCGGAGCGAATGCCCGAGCGGATTCGACTGAGCGTGGGAGGCGTTTCGCCGAGTCAGCTAGCGGTGTACGAGGAGTTTGCCCGGAACATACCCGGCTTCAAGCCGATCACCGACATGGACAACGTGATTTTCGCGCCCAAGATGGACACGATTCCGCAGGTAGCGCAGCAGTTCTCGGCGGCGGCCGCAGCAGCTGCAGCGGCAGCCGTTCAGGTCACCCCGGACGAGATCGGTGTGCTGTACGACGAGCTGGCCAGCAAGATGGAGGCGTTCCTGAACGCCGCGGTCAACGTGCCGCAGCTGCAGGTTAGT GTTCACGTGACAAACATGCACAACCTGTTGGAGTGTTTGATCTTGGCGCGTCGTTCGCGGGACAACCTGACGGCGTGCAATTTGCTGAACAAAGCCGTTGAGGGCATCATGGAGGGACTGATGAACATCCCGGAGCACATCGACCAGATCAAGCTGTACCGAGATATTCACCTGCGGGTGATGCGTCTGCTGCAGGATCCGCGCGCTTTCGGCCCGGTTTGGACCAACAAGGCCATCACGCGGTACATGCTCGAGTGCCGCGAAGAGATCCGCTACAACGTGGAGGCGGTTGACCTGCTGATTTCGTCCAACTTTGTCAACATGCCGCAGTACGACATGATGCTGATGCAGTTGATGGATAACGGGAACAACTACGTCGCGGTGGTGTTCGCCATGCAGCTCGTCCAGACGTACTTTATCGACGAGCGTCCTAACTCGGTCATCACCGAGAACGACCTGTTGAACACGATCGATCTGCTGGCGAGACTGGCCGTGCATCCGCGTGCCCCCGAGGGATTGGCCCACTTGATTGAGATGCTCCGCTCGAACCATGACCCCAACACCTTCCTGGTGGACCGTGCGCTCGCTGGACCGACGTCGTACATCCACTCCGGAATCATCCAGGCGCGGGCCACCGACATTGAGGATCCGCCGGGCTTTGCCGAGCGTACGGAGTTCCTGCTGAAGGACTGGATCACGATCTACCACACGCAAGCGGCCGGTCGTGACCCGATCAAAGCGTTCAGCATCTTCGTCAACAAGATGAACGCGTACGGCATCCTGAAGGGCGACGAACCGCTGACCCGGTTCTTCCGGCATGCCACGCAGTGCTGCATCGATCTGACGTACCGCAACATGACCGACCCGGGACTGAAAACGAAGATCTTCCAGTGGATCGACGCGTACGTGCGGTTGATCGCGCTGCTCGTGAAGCACTCGGGAGAGAGTGGCAACTCTAGCACCAAGTTGAACCTGCTGAACAAGGTTCTCGGAATTGTCGTTGGCATCTTGCTGCAAGATCAGGAAGTTCACGGAACTGCCTTCCAGCAGCTCGGATACAATCGTATCTTTATCATGCTGTTCCTGGAACTGAGCGCCCACGACCCTGTCCTGGAGAACATCAGCCTCTCGGTCATCACCGCGTTCTGCCACACGTTCCACATCCTGCGACCATCGCTTGCTCCCGGCTTCTGCTACTCCTGGCTGGAGCTCATCTCGCACCGTGTCTTCATCGGACGCATCCTGGCGTCGATCCCCCAACAGAAGGGCTGGTCCATGTACTCGCAGCTGCTAATTGACCTGTTCAAGTATCTGGCTCCGTTCCTGCGCAACGCTGAACTTGCCAAACCCGTCCAGCACCTGTACAAGGGAACGCTGCGAGTGCTGCTCGTCCTGCTGCATGACTTCCCCGAGTTCCTGTGCGATTACCACTTTGGCTTCTGCGACGTAATCCCACCGAACTGCATCCAGATGCGCAACCTGATCCTGTCGGCGTACCCGCGTAACATGCGCCTGCCCGATCCGTTCACACCGAACTTGAAG GTTGACATGCTCACCGACATCGGCGGCGCGCCGCGCATCTTCACCAACTACGCGGCCGCCATCACGCCGCAAAGCTTCAAGAAGGACCTGGACTCGTATCTGAAGGCGCGCTCGCCCGTCACCTTCCTGTCGGAGCTGCGCAGCAACCTGCAGATCTCGAACGAGCCCGGCTCGCGGTACAACATCCCGCTGATGAACGCGCTCGTGCTGTACGTCGGCACGCAGGCCATCGCGCACATTCG TTCGAAGAACCTGGGACCCACGATGGCGACGATCGTGCACAGTGCCCACATGGACATCTTCCAGAACCTGGCGGTCGATTTGGACAACGAGGGGCGTTACCTGTTCCTGAACGCGATCGCGAACCAGCTGCGGTACCCGAACAGCCACACGCACTACTTCAGCTGTGCCATTCTGTACCTGTTCGTGGAGGCCAACTCGGAGGCGATTCAG